In a genomic window of Virgibacillus sp. SK37:
- a CDS encoding NAD(P)/FAD-dependent oxidoreductase, which translates to MTYDVIVIGGGPSGLMASIAAAEYGAKTLLLEKGKKLGKKLAISGGGRCNVTNRLPEEEVIKHIPGNGRFLYSAFSVFNNYDIIRFFEDLGVQLKEEDHGRMFPVSNSAQSVVDSLLNKMDELHVKVRRNTSVQAIHYSEELHTVILSDGEKIETNTVIIAVGGKAVPHTGSTGDGYAWAKKAGHTITTLYPTEVALTSKENFIKNKDLQGLSLRNAAVSVLNKKNKPIITHKMDMIFTHFGISGPAVLRCSQFVVKELMKGREEIPIEIDALPDQHEEDLFKEINAMLKESPKKTIKNIFKGIVPERFLQYILQKNNVAEEQKAANIAKENIRAIIHDMKHFTFHVHGSLSLEKAFVTGGGVSIKEIVPNTMQSKKMHGLYFCGEILDIHGYTGGYNITSALVTGRLAGVNAAKEASGR; encoded by the coding sequence GTGACTTATGATGTAATTGTTATCGGTGGTGGGCCTTCTGGTTTAATGGCTTCCATAGCAGCAGCTGAATATGGAGCAAAGACATTGCTGCTGGAAAAAGGAAAAAAACTCGGCAAAAAGCTGGCTATTTCTGGTGGCGGACGATGTAATGTTACCAACCGTTTGCCGGAAGAAGAAGTAATTAAACATATCCCTGGGAATGGGAGATTTCTATATAGTGCATTTTCTGTATTTAATAATTATGATATTATTCGCTTTTTTGAAGATCTAGGTGTCCAACTAAAAGAAGAAGACCACGGGAGAATGTTTCCTGTTTCTAATTCTGCACAATCGGTCGTTGATTCTCTACTTAATAAAATGGACGAATTGCATGTTAAAGTCCGTAGAAATACATCCGTACAAGCAATTCATTATTCAGAAGAATTACATACGGTAATTCTTTCAGATGGCGAAAAAATAGAAACAAATACTGTAATCATAGCTGTCGGAGGAAAAGCGGTGCCACACACCGGGTCCACAGGTGATGGCTATGCCTGGGCTAAAAAAGCAGGTCATACCATTACAACACTTTATCCAACAGAAGTGGCACTCACCTCAAAAGAAAATTTTATAAAAAACAAAGATTTACAAGGGCTATCGCTTAGAAACGCAGCTGTATCCGTGTTAAATAAAAAAAACAAACCAATTATCACTCATAAAATGGATATGATCTTCACCCATTTTGGCATTTCCGGCCCAGCTGTACTTCGGTGTTCACAATTTGTAGTAAAAGAACTGATGAAAGGCCGAGAAGAAATACCAATCGAGATTGATGCTTTGCCTGACCAACATGAAGAGGATCTATTTAAAGAAATTAATGCAATGCTTAAGGAAAGTCCTAAGAAGACAATAAAAAATATCTTTAAAGGCATTGTTCCAGAACGATTCCTGCAATATATTCTGCAAAAAAATAATGTGGCGGAAGAGCAAAAGGCTGCTAATATTGCTAAGGAAAACATACGAGCAATTATCCATGATATGAAGCATTTTACATTCCATGTTCACGGGTCACTTTCATTAGAAAAAGCGTTTGTCACAGGAGGCGGGGTTTCTATTAAAGAAATTGTTCCAAATACAATGCAGTCAAAAAAAATGCACGGCTTATATTTTTGTGGAGAGATTTTAGACATACATGGTTATACGGGTGGATACAATATCACCTCTGCATTAGTAACAGGCAGACTTGCCGGAGTAAATGCAGCGAAAGAAGCTTCTGGCAGATGA
- a CDS encoding MBL fold metallo-hydrolase, which translates to MEKLQVGRAKLTWLRGGVNFLDGGAMFGVVPKALWSKKYPHNEKNQIELRTDPILLQLDNKNYLIDTGMGNNKLNEKQLRNFGVLEESHLESSLANLGLTVDDIDAVFMTHLHFDHACGLTKPEGDAYVSVFKNATIYTSAVEWNEMRNPNIRSVNTYWKMNWEPIVDQVETFDAELEITKGLKMVHTGGHSDGHCILTFTDGEEQFIHMADLMPTHGHQNKLWALAYDDYPVTSVHEKEKWMNKGYKNEAWYTFYHDAYYRAIKFNHDGNKVDEVERKRYEYN; encoded by the coding sequence ATGGAGAAACTTCAAGTTGGAAGAGCAAAGTTGACTTGGCTGCGTGGTGGTGTTAACTTTCTCGACGGCGGGGCCATGTTCGGTGTTGTGCCAAAAGCACTGTGGAGCAAAAAATATCCTCATAATGAAAAAAATCAGATAGAATTGCGCACCGATCCTATTTTGTTGCAGCTAGATAATAAAAATTATCTAATTGATACTGGTATGGGCAATAATAAACTGAACGAGAAGCAATTACGTAATTTCGGAGTACTGGAAGAATCCCATTTAGAAAGCTCCTTAGCAAACCTAGGACTAACTGTGGATGATATTGATGCTGTGTTTATGACACATTTACATTTTGATCATGCTTGTGGTCTAACAAAGCCAGAAGGTGATGCATACGTATCTGTCTTTAAAAATGCAACTATTTATACCTCTGCAGTAGAATGGAATGAAATGCGAAACCCTAATATTCGTTCGGTGAATACCTATTGGAAAATGAATTGGGAACCTATCGTAGATCAAGTAGAGACATTTGATGCAGAATTGGAAATCACTAAAGGGTTAAAGATGGTACATACCGGAGGGCACAGTGATGGTCATTGTATTCTAACTTTTACAGATGGCGAAGAACAATTCATCCATATGGCCGATTTAATGCCAACACATGGTCACCAAAACAAATTATGGGCACTTGCTTATGATGACTATCCGGTTACTTCTGTTCATGAAAAAGAAAAATGGATGAACAAGGGGTATAAAAATGAAGCATGGTACACGTTCTACCATGATGCATATTACCGTGCTATCAAGTTTAATCATGATGGAAACAAGGTAGATGAGGTAGAACGGAAAAGGTATGAATATAACTAA
- a CDS encoding YtzH-like family protein, with the protein MTLTVQNQITLLYDLLDEHSGEHLGNISEYQQIRRLVKSLLANQEISNDQLVQLLPEIYNYGLQGESASSVTEHISANKQNIENWVNVLEQTRLE; encoded by the coding sequence ATGACTTTAACTGTCCAAAATCAAATCACATTACTTTATGACTTATTGGACGAACACTCGGGAGAGCATTTAGGAAATATATCTGAATATCAGCAGATCAGAAGATTAGTTAAGTCTCTATTAGCCAATCAAGAAATTTCAAATGATCAATTAGTTCAATTGCTTCCGGAAATTTATAATTATGGCCTTCAAGGTGAAAGTGCCTCCAGTGTCACAGAGCATATTTCTGCAAATAAACAGAACATCGAAAATTGGGTGAATGTTCTCGAACAAACTAGGTTAGAATAG
- a CDS encoding pseudouridine synthase: MRLDKLLSNSGVGTRKEVKVLLKKKYVKVNDQIIKDGSKHIDPERDVIKVKEEIVTYQKYIYLMLHKPSGCISATVDKQEKTVIDLLDQELQHYKPFPVGRLDKDTEGLLLLTNDGELAHQLTSPKKDIEKVYYAKIKGRVTSEDVKSFQEGVILDDDYQAKPAQLKIMAQGEISEIEVTVTEGKFHQVKRMFEAVGKNVIYLKRIRMGNIILDHSLKRSTWRELSENEKEYCLSLKSGG; this comes from the coding sequence ATGCGACTTGATAAGTTACTGTCTAATAGTGGTGTTGGCACGAGAAAAGAAGTGAAAGTACTGCTAAAAAAGAAATATGTAAAGGTTAATGACCAAATAATAAAGGACGGGAGTAAGCATATCGACCCCGAAAGAGATGTCATAAAAGTTAAGGAAGAAATCGTTACTTATCAAAAATATATCTATCTGATGCTGCATAAACCTTCAGGCTGTATCTCGGCAACAGTAGATAAGCAGGAGAAAACCGTTATTGATCTTCTTGATCAAGAGTTGCAACATTACAAGCCTTTTCCTGTAGGCAGATTGGACAAAGATACAGAAGGTCTACTATTGCTAACTAATGATGGAGAATTGGCGCATCAATTAACCTCGCCAAAAAAAGATATCGAGAAGGTATATTATGCAAAAATAAAAGGCAGAGTAACTTCTGAAGATGTAAAGTCCTTTCAAGAGGGAGTTATTCTTGATGACGATTATCAAGCTAAACCAGCACAGCTAAAGATTATGGCACAAGGCGAGATTTCTGAGATAGAAGTAACGGTAACGGAAGGTAAATTTCATCAGGTAAAACGAATGTTTGAAGCAGTTGGTAAAAATGTAATATATTTAAAACGAATTCGTATGGGAAATATAATCCTTGACCATTCGCTAAAGCGAAGTACATGGAGAGAATTAAGTGAAAATGAAAAAGAATACTGTCTCTCTTTAAAATCAGGAGGATGA
- a CDS encoding phosphotransferase family protein: MVDWLKRILGEDWKVDPAGGLTGDAYHAVKGNQRLFLKRNSSPFLAVLSAEGIVPKLIWTKRLENGDVITAQEWLEGRELKPQEMQNDRVAKLLRKIHHSSELLHMLMRLGKKPVTSDEGFDVIKQNIGKIEGIHRYPAVEEALYYLDFLLPETRGQDLVVCHGDLNHNNVLLTDEGNLYLIDWDNALIADPVIDYGMVLKWYIPMKDWDTWLKKYGVANNQQLYRRMYWYLLLDSLHYLIWHYERKETWKVMERLTDLQELNEQVRMTILT, translated from the coding sequence ATGGTGGATTGGCTGAAAAGGATATTGGGTGAGGATTGGAAAGTTGATCCGGCTGGTGGGTTGACAGGTGATGCCTATCATGCTGTTAAAGGAAACCAACGATTATTTTTAAAGAGGAATTCTTCTCCTTTCCTTGCTGTATTATCGGCAGAGGGTATTGTACCAAAACTAATATGGACTAAACGATTGGAAAATGGAGATGTCATCACTGCCCAAGAATGGCTTGAAGGAAGAGAACTTAAGCCGCAGGAAATGCAGAATGATCGTGTCGCAAAGCTGTTACGAAAAATTCATCATTCCTCTGAATTACTACACATGCTTATGCGTCTAGGTAAAAAGCCGGTCACCTCTGATGAAGGCTTTGATGTAATCAAACAGAATATAGGTAAGATAGAGGGAATCCATCGTTATCCAGCTGTAGAAGAAGCGCTTTATTATTTGGATTTTTTATTACCTGAAACAAGAGGTCAGGATTTAGTTGTTTGTCATGGTGATCTCAATCATAACAATGTGCTTTTAACAGATGAAGGCAATCTATATCTCATTGATTGGGACAATGCATTAATTGCTGACCCGGTCATTGATTATGGGATGGTTTTAAAATGGTATATTCCGATGAAGGATTGGGATACCTGGCTGAAAAAATATGGAGTGGCGAATAATCAACAACTGTATAGACGGATGTACTGGTATTTATTGCTTGATTCTCTCCATTATTTAATTTGGCATTACGAACGCAAGGAAACTTGGAAGGTTATGGAAAGGTTAACCGACCTGCAGGAGTTAAATGAGCAGGTTAGAATGACTATTCTAACCTAG
- a CDS encoding ISL3 family transposase, whose amino-acid sequence MQNHFIIEMLGIEDKHVDVWEVSSDSAKFFVELYTKVKKQKCPFCGNRTKSIHGYRTQTIQGPIVSNKPVSISLKKRRYLCKACNHTFYEKLQMVERYQRCTRSIQTTALTYTAVGSFTTAAQLTGMSSQRLLRIYDRKEIKTRKVLPRALAIDEFKGDAGGERFQTVIADVENKEIVDVLPDRKVDTIKAYLQSCDTSNVEIVVMDLSKSFKQAIRKALGNPLIIADRFHFMRQVYWALDEVRREVQRDLEKKDRIYMKKSKKLLWKSTYKLSEEEREKVNQLLQVDPRLEEAYNLKNKLDQWFKESNEKTATQGLEGCLMAMKDSNIESFHRVRKTFERWKQEILHSFMYPFNNGYIEGVNNTIKVAKRMSYGIKNFNRLKKKILWRQEVRRVLTQ is encoded by the coding sequence GTGCAAAACCATTTTATCATAGAAATGTTAGGTATTGAAGACAAACATGTAGATGTATGGGAAGTTTCTAGTGACTCAGCTAAGTTTTTTGTAGAGCTATATACAAAAGTAAAGAAGCAGAAGTGCCCGTTTTGTGGCAATAGGACAAAAAGTATCCACGGCTATCGTACCCAAACGATTCAGGGGCCCATTGTTTCCAATAAACCAGTTAGTATTTCTTTGAAAAAGAGACGCTACTTATGTAAGGCGTGTAATCATACGTTTTATGAAAAGCTTCAGATGGTGGAACGATACCAACGTTGCACCCGTTCTATACAAACGACAGCGCTAACGTATACAGCTGTGGGCTCATTTACTACAGCTGCCCAGTTAACTGGGATGAGTTCGCAACGGTTACTTCGTATTTATGATCGAAAAGAAATAAAAACAAGGAAAGTCCTGCCACGTGCGTTAGCTATTGATGAATTTAAAGGGGATGCGGGCGGTGAAAGGTTTCAAACGGTCATTGCGGATGTAGAAAATAAAGAGATTGTGGATGTCTTACCTGATCGGAAGGTAGATACAATTAAAGCTTATCTTCAGTCCTGTGATACAAGTAACGTAGAGATTGTCGTCATGGACCTTTCTAAGTCTTTTAAGCAAGCAATACGGAAGGCGCTTGGTAACCCACTGATCATCGCTGATCGATTTCATTTTATGCGGCAAGTATATTGGGCGCTAGATGAAGTACGTCGAGAAGTGCAAAGAGACTTAGAGAAAAAAGACCGGATATATATGAAAAAAAGTAAAAAGTTACTTTGGAAATCAACCTATAAATTATCAGAAGAAGAGCGAGAGAAAGTAAATCAGTTACTCCAGGTTGATCCTCGATTAGAAGAGGCATACAACCTAAAAAACAAACTTGATCAGTGGTTTAAAGAGAGTAACGAAAAGACCGCTACACAGGGTCTAGAAGGATGTTTAATGGCGATGAAGGATTCTAATATTGAGTCTTTTCATAGAGTAAGAAAAACATTTGAGCGGTGGAAGCAAGAGATCTTGCATTCCTTTATGTATCCTTTTAATAATGGATATATTGAAGGCGTAAATAATACAATTAAAGTGGCAAAACGAATGTCGTATGGAATTAAAAATTTTAATCGATTAAAAAAGAAAATACTGTGGCGACAAGAGGTTAGAAGGGTTTTGACACAATAG
- a CDS encoding NERD domain-containing protein, giving the protein MTLLAQLIKLQDYVSRYEWNAYRYPSQFIRLKQDNWQKLYGRWQEPPTEVTDEVEQESPKLGPISKIKALMRKDVGEEEQNIKEENLPETEAELKQYFLNRIFNFQLKWATSTVTELSYMKRSYYTDSLLKYFLQRFPDNYLCMYYPIFTVKSAPVDGEIILISPIGIEIIYVVEEDDEAKVFVENGRTWKVITEEQGKKILSPQIALKRTEQIVNSILRTINIEFPIQKTVLSRKNVFIFNEELYQTKLVGAKQYEEWFKQKRSLSSPLKSQQLKVAEALLKYSQTTSVKRPEWEEEEDPFLSADHDISK; this is encoded by the coding sequence GTGACCTTGCTGGCTCAATTAATTAAACTTCAGGATTATGTATCGAGATATGAATGGAACGCCTATCGCTATCCCAGTCAGTTTATCCGATTAAAGCAAGATAATTGGCAAAAACTATATGGTCGTTGGCAAGAACCACCTACAGAGGTAACTGACGAAGTCGAACAGGAATCGCCTAAGTTAGGACCAATTTCTAAAATAAAAGCATTGATGAGAAAAGATGTGGGTGAAGAGGAGCAAAATATAAAAGAAGAGAATTTACCGGAAACAGAGGCCGAGCTCAAGCAATACTTTTTAAATAGAATATTTAATTTTCAGCTCAAGTGGGCTACTTCTACTGTCACCGAGTTGTCTTACATGAAGCGATCATACTATACGGACAGTTTATTAAAGTATTTCTTGCAACGTTTCCCTGACAATTATCTTTGTATGTATTATCCTATTTTCACTGTAAAATCAGCTCCAGTGGATGGGGAGATTATCCTTATTAGTCCAATAGGTATTGAAATAATATATGTTGTAGAGGAAGATGACGAGGCGAAGGTTTTCGTGGAAAATGGGAGAACATGGAAGGTAATCACAGAGGAGCAGGGAAAGAAAATCTTAAGCCCTCAAATTGCATTAAAGCGAACGGAACAAATAGTAAATAGTATTCTTCGTACGATCAATATTGAGTTCCCTATTCAAAAAACGGTTCTTTCTCGCAAAAATGTATTTATATTCAATGAGGAGTTATATCAGACAAAATTGGTTGGTGCTAAACAGTATGAAGAATGGTTTAAGCAAAAAAGAAGTCTCTCTTCACCTTTGAAGAGCCAACAATTAAAAGTGGCAGAAGCCTTACTGAAATATTCCCAAACGACATCAGTAAAGCGTCCGGAATGGGAAGAGGAAGAAGATCCATTTTTGTCTGCAGATCATGACATAAGTAAATGA
- the trmB gene encoding tRNA (guanosine(46)-N7)-methyltransferase TrmB, with protein MRQRNKPWADDFLQENKHIVLQNPSQYHGKWKDFFGNNNPIHVEIGTGKGQFITGMAKQFPDINFIGIELAKSIVVAAAQKVMEAERANVVLLNENAADLLEIFAENELDTIYLNFSDPWPKNRHEKRRLTYHTFLEQYEKVLHPGGGIVFKTDNKGLFEYSLVGFSQYGMKLNEVLLDLHAHEDPTNIMTEYEERFSAKGQQIYRCKTTFK; from the coding sequence ATGCGGCAACGGAATAAGCCATGGGCGGATGATTTTTTACAAGAAAATAAGCATATTGTATTACAGAATCCAAGTCAATATCATGGTAAATGGAAAGATTTCTTTGGTAATAACAACCCAATTCATGTTGAAATAGGTACTGGAAAAGGGCAATTTATTACAGGGATGGCGAAACAGTTTCCCGATATTAACTTTATAGGTATTGAACTTGCAAAGAGTATAGTTGTGGCAGCTGCGCAAAAAGTAATGGAGGCAGAGAGAGCTAATGTAGTGCTTTTAAATGAAAATGCTGCTGATCTTCTAGAAATCTTTGCGGAAAATGAGTTAGATACCATTTATTTGAATTTTTCTGACCCATGGCCAAAAAATAGGCATGAAAAAAGAAGACTAACATATCACACATTCTTAGAACAATATGAGAAAGTGCTTCATCCTGGTGGAGGGATTGTTTTCAAAACAGATAATAAGGGCCTGTTTGAATACTCATTGGTAGGTTTCTCACAGTATGGAATGAAATTAAATGAGGTTCTCTTGGATCTTCATGCACATGAAGACCCTACAAATATAATGACAGAATATGAAGAGAGGTTTTCTGCAAAAGGCCAGCAGATCTATCGATGTAAAACTACCTTTAAATAG
- a CDS encoding CBS domain-containing protein yields MNQQLRNIMTPNVYIVKETQSIQEAAAIMSENNIGAVPVVNHNGHMTGIITDRDITLRSTAQGEAAQTPVSEVMTAQQIVQGTPEMDVQQAAHMMAQQQIRRLPVVENGQIVGMVALGDLAVENQFNQQAEQTLTDISTPSSPQK; encoded by the coding sequence ATGAATCAACAATTAAGAAATATTATGACACCCAATGTATATATAGTGAAGGAAACCCAATCTATACAGGAAGCAGCAGCAATAATGAGTGAAAATAATATAGGTGCGGTTCCTGTTGTTAATCACAATGGACATATGACCGGGATCATTACAGACCGTGATATTACGCTTCGCTCTACAGCGCAGGGAGAAGCGGCACAGACACCAGTTTCAGAAGTAATGACAGCACAGCAAATTGTTCAAGGTACTCCTGAAATGGATGTACAGCAGGCTGCACATATGATGGCTCAGCAGCAAATTCGACGCCTGCCGGTTGTGGAAAATGGACAAATTGTTGGAATGGTTGCTTTAGGGGACCTTGCAGTAGAGAATCAGTTTAACCAGCAAGCTGAACAAACGCTGACAGATATATCAACACCTTCAAGTCCTCAAAAGTAA
- a CDS encoding dicarboxylate/amino acid:cation symporter encodes MKGIGLLIKIIIAIVLGIAIGSISNEWWIKLFATFNGLFGNFLGFVIPLIILGFIAPGIGSMGRGAGKLLGLTGAIAYTSTVLAGILAFIVAKSIYPTLLNGQSLKAFSDPSEGLSKAFFEVEMAPLMGVMTALLLSFVIGLGIASIKGDTLLRFTEEFRDIIHLVIEKVIIPLLPFHIFGIFANMTYAGQVSTILSVFAKVFVMIVILHILYLTVQYTVAGTLSKQNPFSMLKRMLPAYFTALGTQSSAATIPVTLKHTKTLKVRERVADFTVPLLANIHLSGSTITLVSCALAVMFLQGDTATFSAVFPFILMLGVTMVAAPGVPGGAVMAAIGLLESMLGFGPTMVSLMIALYLAQDSLGTACNVTGDGAITSITNSLSKDKKRTETEQVEAL; translated from the coding sequence TTGAAAGGCATAGGACTTTTAATTAAAATAATAATTGCAATTGTTTTAGGTATTGCCATCGGATCCATCTCAAATGAATGGTGGATTAAATTATTTGCTACATTTAATGGGCTTTTTGGTAATTTTCTAGGTTTTGTAATCCCATTAATTATCCTAGGTTTTATAGCACCTGGAATTGGCTCTATGGGAAGAGGTGCAGGAAAGCTTCTAGGACTAACTGGAGCTATAGCGTATACCTCAACAGTTCTGGCAGGTATTTTAGCGTTTATAGTGGCTAAATCAATCTATCCAACTTTACTGAACGGTCAGTCATTGAAAGCGTTTTCTGATCCTAGTGAAGGTTTGAGTAAAGCTTTTTTTGAAGTAGAAATGGCTCCCTTAATGGGAGTAATGACAGCTTTGCTGCTATCATTTGTAATTGGATTGGGAATTGCTTCAATCAAAGGTGATACCTTGTTACGATTTACAGAAGAATTTCGTGATATCATCCATTTGGTTATCGAAAAAGTAATTATACCACTATTACCTTTTCACATTTTTGGCATATTCGCAAATATGACCTATGCTGGACAAGTTAGTACTATTTTAAGTGTATTTGCAAAAGTATTTGTTATGATTGTTATACTACATATACTTTATCTAACGGTTCAATACACAGTTGCAGGAACATTAAGCAAACAAAATCCATTTTCTATGCTTAAAAGGATGTTACCGGCATATTTTACTGCATTGGGAACTCAATCATCTGCAGCTACAATTCCTGTTACACTAAAACATACCAAAACACTTAAAGTACGTGAAAGAGTAGCCGACTTTACTGTGCCACTATTAGCTAATATTCACCTATCAGGGAGCACAATTACATTAGTTAGCTGTGCACTTGCGGTCATGTTTTTACAAGGTGATACGGCTACATTTTCTGCAGTTTTCCCTTTTATATTAATGTTAGGTGTTACCATGGTCGCGGCACCAGGGGTACCCGGCGGAGCAGTAATGGCAGCAATCGGTTTATTGGAATCAATGCTCGGGTTTGGTCCTACAATGGTATCCTTAATGATTGCTCTATATCTTGCTCAAGACAGTCTTGGTACTGCATGTAATGTTACTGGTGATGGCGCAATCACTTCAATCACTAACTCTTTAAGCAAAGACAAAAAGCGTACAGAAACAGAACAAGTCGAAGCATTATAA
- the thpR gene encoding RNA 2',3'-cyclic phosphodiesterase, giving the protein MTRSHYFIAIPIPSNLQSLFSTWQKQLKEDVSYKQWPHKEDLHITLKFLGPVADTKIQSAIDVLRQIEQINAFSVEVGNLGRFGNQTKPRVLWAGVEVNERLLELHNTVEEALSHVGFYKENRAYRPHITLAKKWSEDTSKISIGELAEKYNEKHVFNVDQVVIYKIHPEKSPKYEEIAKYKLKRGDLAGSIN; this is encoded by the coding sequence ATGACCAGATCACATTATTTTATCGCGATACCAATTCCTTCCAACCTACAAAGCCTTTTTTCTACATGGCAAAAACAGTTGAAGGAAGACGTATCCTATAAACAATGGCCCCACAAGGAGGATTTGCACATTACCTTAAAGTTTTTGGGCCCTGTTGCCGATACTAAGATACAGTCTGCTATAGATGTGTTGAGGCAAATAGAGCAAATAAATGCATTTTCAGTAGAGGTAGGAAACTTGGGAAGATTCGGTAATCAAACAAAGCCGAGGGTATTATGGGCAGGTGTGGAAGTCAATGAGAGGTTATTAGAGCTACACAATACGGTCGAAGAAGCTCTTTCCCATGTTGGCTTTTACAAAGAGAATAGGGCATATCGACCACATATTACCCTTGCTAAAAAGTGGTCAGAAGATACATCTAAAATAAGTATAGGTGAATTAGCTGAAAAGTATAATGAAAAGCATGTTTTTAATGTTGATCAAGTTGTTATATATAAGATCCATCCGGAAAAATCGCCAAAGTATGAAGAGATTGCTAAATATAAACTGAAAAGGGGTGACCTTGCTGGCTCAATTAATTAA